The Apostichopus japonicus isolate 1M-3 chromosome 20, ASM3797524v1, whole genome shotgun sequence nucleotide sequence TTTCACTTaaattccattataaacacgaaTTACTAACTGATCCATCACTCTACAGTCGTtatttatgtatgtttttttttggggggcggtGTGAGGGCTACTATGGTAAAGAAAATTATCATCATCAAAGATATTTATCCCAGAGACTATTTTATTCGCTCGATCTCGGTGAACAGGCCAAAATTGTGTGATTGTATGACTACACAAAACTAAAGTTTAGACCGTGGAGATTGGCTGCATACTAGTGGGCTTTAAGCCGTAATTACATACGGGACCAAACTGCTAGCTTTTAATTCTAGCTTATCATATGTGCCTGTCTTTATGTTTTATTCTCAGTTTCATTTCGCTAGTGTTTACTTATGACGAATATGTTACAAGAGAATTTTTTAAAGCAGAGCGGGCAAGTCATTGGATGTAAAAGACTGGTGGAGAAGCCCGTTTGTTATGAGGATCATTCCACAACCCTCCCATCTATagtgtaaattaatttaagttCAATTAAGTTTGTAAAATACTAGTCGTGCCATTGAAGAATGCATACGTTTAACACATGCAGCCCCGCTGTTAGAGACAGGACATCCACATATTACAGAGAATTACGTCATAATTTCGAGAATATTGCGCCGATTTCGGCACTTAGTttcatcagggagttgttatggaacaactccctggtttcaTTCACGTTTATCACCAACCTATCTGTAAAATTTTTCTCTAGGGCAAACAAATTCATGGCTCAAGTCATTTATGGGGCGATAGTGCATTTCTGATGATTCAGTTTGCATATTGTTAAACAGCCTACAGTGTTAGTTACAATGCTTGCTCCACTGTGTTAAATTTACTGTGGTGAAATTGTAACTGAATTCAGTTGCAGTGGGGAACATCTTGATGCAATAAAGTGACAATGAAAAGTGTACATTTTGTTGCGAATGTGTCAATAAAAAGATACATGACATATTAAACACTTTAGTGCATTGCGATGATCAACAGTGTTAGGCAGTTAGCAACACGAATACTGGGATTCATTAACTTTACAGCTAAAAAAGAGGAAGAACACATCTATTTTGTACATAAACATTATATCTGTTGTATTGAAAACTTTTAAtaagaaataatatatacaacaaTGTCAGATAGTATTGTTATTATGCTTAATATGATAACAATATTGATATAAAGTCAATTGTTCTCTCAGCATTTCACTTATATACCTTACTGTGTAGATTGTAAATCTCCACATACAGAGGTAGATTCACATATGAGGGAACTGACGGATGAATGTTCTGTGTGTTAAAGAACAACACAACTGACCAAGAAGAAACTTGTAGAATTTGATTCTTTTTAATCTAATCACGGAGATATCCCAAGGCTCTTCTCATATTTTAAAACGAACATGTGCAGTTTGAGATTGTCATGGAGACTCACAAGAAACTTGCCAAAACCTGCTGGATAACACAAAAGGTTGACTCGATGTTTCCTTTATGTATGAAGAATACACGATAAAATAGAATGGGTAGCTATGTACTAATATCCTGGTACTATGAGGCACTCAGAAGTAAAGTAAAATTATGTTTTTCTAGGGTACCCAAGGCTGTTTCCAATGAACTGACCAGCTGCCCACTGGATGGCCTGACGTaggcaaacatgaaaaatgcaTTCAGCTACGATAGTGGTTTAGTCTGTTTGTGACTACTGAGATAACTTTATCAGAAGGTAGAACAGAGAGCCAATGCAGgcgtgggcgggggggggggggttgggtatTGAgttcaaataaaacattttgtaaattcTTCATAAGTTCATCAATGGTACCAGATGTGGGCCagatactgtacttaaaatgaCTGCAATAAGTGTGATTGACCAGCAAATGTATTTGTAATAATTAAGTATAATAAAACTAAACTTTTCATCTTTCATTACCAGTGCTCCTTCAAATAGACATTTTTCTtcgttcttgtttttttttggttgcatTAATTTAATAGTTTTGGTTTTTGCATTTCATCAAGAACATAATTTCAAAGATCTTTTCCCTTCCCAGTTAACAGataaaagttaaacaaaatataagtCTCTCTCACTCAATGTCCTTCTTACTGTAGATAGCACATAAACTTgttgacattaatattaacttgAAATCTAGACAAAGCCTGAGAGGGCATTATTAACTTTTGCCAAACAAAATCAGAATACTAtgcaaaacaaaaggaaaaggagaaacaatgaaaaatgaaagaagaagaagaacaaaggACTTGTAAAACAAGTAGTACTAAATGTCAATAATAAGCCCAAGTGTGAAAGATGAGTTTACTCTCCATTGTTTCAGGATTTCTAATATATGTGGATGGAATAGATTTTAATACACACAACGGTGATCGGATCAAACTTGCTCAAGGTGATAAGTGATaattattatgtaatgtgcgTATCTTCTCTTTCGTCACGTTGGAACGGTGTGTCTCTCGTAAAGTTTCATTACGCTCCGTTAGTTATACGAGTAAATCTTGATTTGATGGACGTCTTTGTCCGGGCATTCCCTGTCTTTGTTGTAGTAGTAAAAGTTGCCGTCTTTCCTGGTCAATTTCTTGATATATCCGCTGTCTGGCCATCTCTCGACCTGCAGGGAGAGGAATACAGACCTACTGTAATACATTGCCAATAAAACATTATCATACATAGTCATACATAGTCATACATAGTAATACATTATTGCTAAACAGCTTATCAGTAACCCTGTTTTATTGGATATAAACTATAAAGCTTGATCCAAGAAAACAGTCTTTCTAACAGGTTAATGCAGCTGGATGCATTTGTTTTTTAACTAAACCATTAAACCATATTAAATTGCCACATTTGTTTCATTCCAAGAACTGGTGCAACATTTTCATGCTACAATATGTAGTAGCATGTTCCTCACGACTTTTTTATAATTTGCAATAACTTTGTCATTCTGATTAACAAGATATGTTCAGTAGCCTAGTCCTAGGTACACAAGCTCTGGAATTGTTGTAGACCAAGCTGAAGCATCTGGAATTGCTCACATAAGCTTTGAAAGCAACAAAAGTTTTATCATGGTTTCTAACAATTACATGTTAATCTGTATTTGAATGAAGAGTGAACATAATTCTTTTCCAAACTAACACAGCTGCTGTGCAAAACTATAATTTAACAAGTGTCTTAAAAACTCAactaaaaattcaaacaaaagtATTGTTGTCCCATCTAAACAACTCCAGTAAAACAGTACTTGGACACTTGTGTGGGCAGATGTATTGATGTTTCTGTTCAAGACTGTGCATGCGGTTTAATTCTTGGGTACGTATTcaaaggaataacgaaggcaggcatcaaagacaatttatattattcaataACCTCAAAACTCTCTAATACTCCATTTTAAGTGAACTGCTTCCCGTTTGACTGAATACGTTCCCTTTGAGAATTGGCTCCTGAGGCCAACATCAACATACTAactatgacatctgtccttgttgaaatattgcataaaacatgttttccacaatttgatccctggtgaactcaaacaaTGATAGGCTTCGTGTACTCAAACATGGTACTTCTCATACCATGAAATTGATCCGACCTTCCCTTCTgcagatattgtgtttacaagctgggcgtcacaaagcacacacacacatgcaatcatgaatgcaaaggttacgatattcaaaaaaaccaaaaacacaaaaagtgACACATTTACAAAATGGAATTTCAAGTTTAGAAAACggaaaaattttggcttaacTTAAGGTAACATACATGCTTCTGTGAAGGTAGAAATTTTTATCATAACATTTGTTCTGTACAAGGAAGAAGAAATCAAGCTCAGCAGGTATGCAAACATTTATTATCTTATCTTACAAGGTGAGCTTCTAAGATAAAATGAAATTTGTCTCGGACTTCTTTAAATCTTGGTGATTACCTCTAGTCCTTTGAGTGCTATGTATTCTGCTTCACCTTTATATCCAGCTACCTGGAACCTGTAGGCCTCCTCTACCTCATCTGACCATTTCTTGGCTCTGGTCATGGACTTTGGTTCTGGGATGACACTTGCTGCACTCATTGTGAATTGCGCTTCTCAGTAGCAGTGGTAGGTGTTGGTAGGTTCTTCAAGTAA carries:
- the LOC139961816 gene encoding meiosis expressed gene 1 protein homolog, whose amino-acid sequence is MSAASVIPEPKSMTRAKKWSDEVEEAYRFQVAGYKGEAEYIALKGLEVERWPDSGYIKKLTRKDGNFYYYNKDRECPDKDVHQIKIYSYN